A genomic region of Papaver somniferum cultivar HN1 chromosome 7, ASM357369v1, whole genome shotgun sequence contains the following coding sequences:
- the LOC113294645 gene encoding uncharacterized protein LOC113294645, with product MVLMVLFICWSGTIYLLVYVDDIIVTGSNTTGITSILTRLQHEFAIKDLGSLSYFLGIKETRTSSGLFLSQQRYAHDLLIRAKMDGVKPIQTPLSTSGDISFDRSTLLSDATEYRSIVGALQYLTFTRPDLAYVVNKVCQFMHAPTKFHWSLVKRILRYLKHTTNFGILLRPSPSLQLSFGAYTDSDWAGSLDDRCSTFGNTHYACGRVLIQHLVRVHCDPTLYTVISWLPSLFSCIFRNQNQLGKTLP from the coding sequence ATGGTACTTATGGTACTATTTATTTGTTGGTCTGGTACTATTTATTTGTTGGTCTACGTGGATGACATCATAGTTACTGGATCCAACACCACAGGTATCACTTCCATTCTCACTCGTCTACAACATGAATTTGCGATTAAAGATCTTGGTtccttgtcttattttcttggcaTTAAGGAGACTCGTACTTCTTCGGgtttatttctttctcaacaacgttatgctcatgatcttcttattcgagCAAAAATGGATGGAGTCAAACCAATTCAAACTCCACTTAGTACTTCTGGTGATATTTCTTTTGATCGTAGCACTTTATTATCTGATGCTACTGAATACCGTAGTATTGTTGGAGCTTTGCAATATTTGACATTTACTCGTCCGGATCTTGCATATGTTGTCAATAAAGTATGTCagtttatgcatgctcctacCAAGTTTCATTGGAGTTTAGTTAAGCGAATACTTCGTTATCTCAAGCATACAACTAATTTTGGTATACTTCTTCGGCCATCGCCTTCTCTACAATTATCCTTCGGTgcatatactgattctgattgggctggttctcttgaTGATCGTTGTTCTACTTTTGGTAACACCCattacgcttgcgggagggtgttaatACAGCATCTAGTACGTGTACATTGTGACCCAACATTGTACACGGTAATCTCTTGGCTACCAAGTTTGTTCTCCTGTATATTTAGAAATCAAAACCAATTGGGAAAAACTTTACCTTGA